In a genomic window of Allomeiothermus silvanus DSM 9946:
- the trkA gene encoding Trk system potassium transporter TrkA, whose translation MHIVIAGGGEIGGQIAKALTQKHDIVVIDKDPELRERLEQHDVQFLEGSATDPDTLREAKMDLADVFIAATNWDEVNLLACLLAKGLGAKEVICFVGKSSYMDILTDPRTVEILGTRIDRVLWPQRSLAKEIVEVIMVPGAVDVETLAGGRLRFLEYRVEEKSPYAHRHLKIIDWPEETFMAGVLREGRLIAARDPGFDDLELQPGDRILFTSTPMGFTALQACFAPRGRVRQVMIVGGGNVGYMVAQELSRYRVQIVVVDHNEERCAWLAEELPGALVLQGDGTDTDLLESEGLDNTDVLVAVTDNDEKNLLVSLFAKQAGVAKVITRVGRAENRKLFERVGIDIPLTPRQAAVREVVDWLDSENVDHLSLMEENIELLEIELPSTFRERTLGSLELPTGATVVAVERGKKVSLPNYNQTVAAGDTLLVLSERRVAEDVLARVR comes from the coding sequence ATGCATATCGTCATCGCAGGTGGCGGAGAGATCGGGGGGCAGATCGCCAAAGCCCTGACCCAAAAGCACGACATCGTGGTGATCGACAAGGACCCTGAGCTGCGCGAGCGGCTCGAGCAGCACGATGTGCAGTTTTTGGAGGGCTCAGCCACGGACCCCGATACCTTGCGCGAGGCCAAGATGGATCTGGCCGACGTGTTCATCGCCGCCACCAACTGGGACGAGGTAAACCTCCTGGCCTGTCTGCTGGCCAAGGGACTGGGGGCCAAAGAGGTGATCTGCTTTGTGGGGAAGTCCTCCTATATGGATATCCTCACCGACCCCCGCACGGTGGAAATCTTAGGCACCCGGATTGATCGGGTGCTCTGGCCGCAGCGCTCGCTAGCCAAGGAGATCGTCGAGGTGATCATGGTACCGGGGGCAGTGGACGTAGAGACCCTGGCGGGTGGGCGGCTGCGGTTCCTCGAGTACCGTGTGGAGGAAAAAAGTCCCTATGCCCACCGCCACCTCAAGATCATCGACTGGCCCGAGGAGACTTTTATGGCTGGGGTCTTGCGCGAGGGGCGGCTCATCGCCGCCCGCGACCCTGGCTTTGACGACCTCGAGCTACAGCCCGGCGATCGCATCCTCTTCACCAGTACTCCCATGGGCTTTACGGCCTTGCAAGCTTGCTTCGCCCCCAGAGGCCGGGTGCGCCAGGTGATGATCGTAGGCGGGGGAAACGTGGGTTACATGGTCGCCCAGGAGCTTTCCCGATACCGGGTACAGATTGTGGTGGTAGACCACAACGAGGAGCGCTGTGCCTGGCTGGCTGAGGAGTTGCCGGGTGCGTTGGTACTGCAGGGCGACGGCACTGACACCGACCTCTTGGAGTCGGAAGGCCTCGACAACACCGATGTGCTGGTGGCGGTCACCGACAACGATGAAAAAAACCTGCTGGTCTCGCTCTTCGCTAAACAAGCCGGGGTAGCCAAGGTGATCACCCGGGTGGGCCGAGCCGAGAACCGTAAACTCTTTGAGCGGGTGGGAATAGACATTCCTCTTACCCCCCGCCAAGCCGCGGTGCGTGAAGTGGTAGACTGGCTCGACTCGGAGAACGTAGACCACTTGTCGCTAATGGAAGAAAACATCGAGCTTTTGGAAATTGAGCTGCCTTCTACCTTCCGTGAGCGCACCCTGGGAAGCCTCGAGCTGCCCACTGGCGCCACAGTGGTGGCGGTAGAACGGGGCAAGAAAGTCTCCCTTCCGAATTACAACCAAACCGTAGCCGCAGGCGACACCCTGTTGGTACTCTCCGAACGCCGGGTAGCCGAGGACGTGCTAGCTCGAGTGCGCTAA